The Apium graveolens cultivar Ventura chromosome 3, ASM990537v1, whole genome shotgun sequence sequence GAGTCGAATGTATGACATAAAAATTTTCAAACCAAATGATTATGTATCTAGCAAATTATAAAACATGTAGCAAAAAAGTAAACACAGCATCAAATTCCAAAAATGGTCCACTGTGTCTCAAAGAAATACTTAGTCACAGAGAAACTAAATCATAACTTATACTTTATATATCCTAAAAAGTGTGCAGGTGCTACAAATATAGGTAGGTTACCGATAGTTGCCTTTCTTTTCTAATAAGCTCATACATGAACAACGAAGAAATCCAAACATAAGATAAATACATGTATTTAACATGATCATCAGAACTGCGAGAGTAACACTATAACAGCATGTATTGGAAACATATTCAAATCTCAAAATATATTCATTGGAAGAATGGAAAATGTAACACATGGTGAGCACTGAGCAGTGAGCATTTGTGTCCATAAAAAAGACATTGAAATCTAACTATACAAGTACAAGACGCTAAAGCAATGTTTGCCTGCGGGATCATAATCCTAGATTCATGAATCAACTAACTTAACACCGGGATCATAATCCTAAATTCGTGAATCAACTAACTTAACACAGGGATCATAATCCTAAATTCGTGAATCAACTAACTTAACACATAAACGAATCTCACATCAACAAATTAAATCACTTAAAAGCAAGTATTACAATATTAAAAATCACAATCGACACCAGAACTAATTTAACACATAATATCCAAATCAAATTATTGAAAACTCGAAAACTACAAAAACCGAAAGCATAATATAATTGGGGGGAAAGGAGAACAACTTGCCACTTGTATCTCAAGAAATGTCCATCAACAGGCAAGAATTCATTAACATCATCAGTACTAACAGACTTATCGGGCCGTCGAAGCAACACATAAGGAGTAAGTTCACAGCCAACAATGGGAATATCGGACGGGAGATGAACTCTTAACACAGTCAGCATACTTGAATTAATTCAAACCCTAGAAATCCAATTGTTAATCCTCCCAGACCTGGCAGATCCGCCATCACCTGTAATTAACACTCGCCAGCCTTGTTTTTATCACTTTGATGTACTGTGGATTTCACTAATGTGTGTGTGGATTCAGCTGTGACGTCAGTATACAAATACAGGCGAGATTGATTGGAagttagagagagagagagagtgattaatcgagagagagagagagagagaattgatAGGGATATAGAGATAGCGATgaatcgagagagagagagagagagagagagagagatttagagtagaaaaatggagaaagaggGGATCAGTTGATTGGGCTTTAGGGTTTTACACACAACTGCTGCTGCGAGTGATGCGAGACTCTCTAATTTACAGCGCTGTATCAGcatattaaatattttatatctcAGGCGACTACATTAAAATTAGTTCATTTCTTTAATCAGGATTTAGGATAGTTTATGCattattattactattaattGCACATCATCATCATGATTATGATTTATGATATGATTATACTTGTATTAATTTGTGTTTATTTTTGTTTTCTAtgaaaattaattataaaattaataaatttgtAGCAATTTAATTTCAATGAAAagtaattttaattattataaatgacattaaaataagtaaaattaattagacccgtattaaatacatatttttatatatcagtaccttctattaaaatattataagGTGCTGATTGTCTATTTTATGGTGAAGATAAATACCGGGTGAAGGACAAATTTAGCTTATTTTTACATAAAATTAACAAAAGTAACCAGTTTCTGAAAAGTTGGTCAACTTTAGCCGATAGGATACCCAACTCTCAGTGGAGTATCCACTTTATACAAGATACCCAACTGGCAGTGGAAtatcccatatatgaaatacTCAACTACCAGAGTATCCtatacaaattgggatacccaactgaTAGTGGAGTATTCAATCGGTCAAAATTGACCACTTTTTTCAGAACGgctatttttattaaattttttcaaaaatcggctatttttgtcattttttcatAAATTTACTCCTCTGTTATTTTTTTTTTACGTTCTATCCCAAATTTTATGTTGTAAGaaaataaaatactcaattatttattagcaaaaaaaGTGTCATTTTTTAGGGGGGAAATACTCCATAAATACTTTTCCTTTCCTTTGCGTTAAATTGAATTTGGCCGAATTTAaatcaatatatatatttatttatatttttgggATCCTCGGAGCAAAAATTGTGCAAAGCCCACAAAAAATAGCACAGCCATCTTACAAAATAACATTGTTGGTGAGGGATTATGATCTTCACTTTATTAGCCTTAGACCGAAAGTTACAGTTAAATCTTGCATCTTCAACTGCATTTTTCAAGTTGCAGTTCATCATCAGCTAATTCAACTGTCAACTCATGTATCATCAAGGCTCCAATTCTCAAAAGAACTACAAGAAGCTATCCCCCTAATCTTGTCCTTGGTTTGTTGAAGGATGCAATACACTAAACTTAAATGTCGATAACAAACCATTGTGAAGATTTCTACTCGATGTTAAATGGATTTCTACTCTATGCATCAGTGTGAATAAACTCCAACACAGAAATGCAGATACGATAGATAACCGAAATAGAAGATTTTCACACAGATCTTTGTAATGTAGGCATATCAATAAACATGCATTTGATGGGAGAAAGGGGAAAAAATGCTTAAAGAAGAAACAATTGGCAATAGAAGGATCAATAGGACTCGGAATCAAGTTCTAAAGTAACGAGAGAAGACGCAATAAATTCAGATGAAGAGAACTTGTATGAAAAATATAAGTCTGCCAAGATGGTTTAACTAGAACAAATAGCAAAACCAAGTTACCAGAAAAACAGCAAGACAAGGCCAATATTAAACAAGTAACCGGTACAAGGCAACTTGTTTCCCCTTATCATACTAGTGATTTGTCCCTAGGCTGATGGCACTTGTGTGCTCAAAAAAGTAGTTGTACAAGATTATTCACACATGATTTCACAGATTAATACATCAATATAATTAATAAACACAACACAGAAAAGTTACAAGAAATGAAATGACAGCTAATAACAACCAGACTGCATTTAGTGCAAAGAGGTAGGTGCTCAGTAACCAAAAAGGGACTTGAAGAAAATATATCATCTGCAATGCTCAATGCATTAATAAAATATAACTTTAAGACTGCGCAAAATTGCAATAACATGTCACCAATTATAAGATCGCAAAACATAACATTTTGTCTAAACAAACAGCTATGAAAAGACTGCATAAGTTCATACATCACAAAACGAACCAACTAGATATGGATCCAGAAACAAAGCAGAATCACTTAATATCCACCCTTGAGGTCATTAACCACATCGTAAGGAATGGGGGTGACGGTCTCCAGTGTTGCACCTTCTACCATGAAACCAGGTTTGGGACCCTCGGGCTGCCTCTTGGTACTAATAACTTCACCTCTGGCTTTGGCCTCGGCCTTCAACTGGTCATTCTTCTTCTTCCTCAGCTTGACTTCCTCAGTGCATCGTGAAGGCATAACATGCTCAATACGGACATGGATCCTCTTTCTGATGATCCTGTTTCCTACCTATGTAGACAACAAATAGTTTAGCTAGGATAAAATTATAGAAGCAACTAATAACACCAGTAATGcaaataacaataataataatttCTGGCCTCATTACAAGGTATTGAACTCATACAAGGAAATTGGGGGAAAGAGCTAATGAAAATATGACAGACCAGAGTTAAAGGGAATGTTAATATAGCACAATTGTGCAAAACCTATTAAAAATGTGCCAAAATGACTAAAGAATATAATGAACTGCCACATTTCTCGTTAACTAAGCAGACAATCAATCAAACCTATTCCACACATACATATTACATTCCGGCCTGTGACATGATTTCAGATAACAACCAAATTCAAATGCCTCCCCAAGTTATCCTTAATACAAGAAAAGGAAGGTCCGGCCCCCAATTTAGACAGATAATGTGATAAACAAACACCGCCTCACAAAAAGAACCCTTCAATACCTACTTACATTACTAGTAAAAAGATTCAAAAGTTACGCAATAGTAGTACTCACGTGACTGTAATTGGAACTCTTTCAATTTATGATTATTAGAGCAGTTACAACATGTAAGAAAGTAAACCACAATTATTTCCAATCTGATAAAATAGCTCGGCATTTTTTTTCAACACAATTTAGCAACATTTAGCTAAAATGTAACACTCGTCTGCACCAAATTTCACAAATATATCAACAATAAATCAAAAACCACAAACAACACGATAAAATGAACATAACACTACAAACATTAAGATAATAGATTGTGGAGAGCGAGGGAGATAGAgtggagagagagagggagggggcAGAGAGAGAGTGAGGAGAGAGAAaaagggagagggagagagattgagagagggagagagggggagagagagagggagagagagagagagggggagatggagagggagagggagagagagagattgaaagagagggagagagggaggaCCTGTTTGTTGATTTCAACACCAATAGCACGTTTGGTGACATTCCAGACCTGACCAGTGCGACCATGATAGAACTTGTGGGGCATACCCTTATGAATAGCACCATTAACCTTGATATCAACATAATCGCCGATGTGGTAAGTCCTCAGATACGTCGATAGATGAATCGTACCTTTCTTCCTGAACGCCCTTGAGAATGAGTCTCTGGTCCTTGACCTAAGTCCATGTCCTGCCGGCATTTCTtatctctctcctctctctctctctgtgttTTGGGCGGAAGGAGATAATTGTGTACACCCACCTATTTCTATCTATCATTTACTTTATATTGAACCCTAGTTTCTTTTAGGGTTTTTCATTTGGGCCTTGTTTCAGTCCAATAATGCTGGATTTTTAATGGCCCATGAAGTGCCCAACGGTTTTGTCCTCTCACCTATATTTTCTTATTATTATTAGGTAAGAATTTTCACATATTTAGTATTTTGTTTATTAATTTATGGATTAAATGTTGAATACCAAAAAATCCTTTGATGACACGGGAAATATGTCAAGACCCCTGGGTGTGTGCGTCTGTTATAGCAAAAAAAAGTGATCACCCCTTCTTAATTGGAGTCCGGATCCTCTATCCCCTCTTGTGTCTCCTAATATGTCCCCTCTTTTTTATTGGTCAGTTGTTAACCCTTTCACGTGATCTCtatatttttcttaaattttatttattagaGTTGTtcatataaattaaaaatattattaaaaattacaaataaattaTCTAAAGAACGTGTGTATCACTAAAACTGTGATATATCAAAGTTTCAACTTTACGTACAAACTCTTGATCCAATTCTCAATTACCTAAATCAGAATTATCAAGAATTGTGATATTCTACAAGTATGAATTGTATTGTCATATTTTATATACTTACGTGCGAAATCATATTATTATATTAGATTCTATAAGTTTTAATGAA is a genomic window containing:
- the LOC141713696 gene encoding large ribosomal subunit protein eL21z/eL21y; translated protein: MPAGHGLRSRTRDSFSRAFRKKGTIHLSTYLRTYHIGDYVDIKVNGAIHKGMPHKFYHGRTGQVWNVTKRAIGVEINKQVGNRIIRKRIHVRIEHVMPSRCTEEVKLRKKKNDQLKAEAKARGEVISTKRQPEGPKPGFMVEGATLETVTPIPYDVVNDLKGGY